In Plectropomus leopardus isolate mb chromosome 17, YSFRI_Pleo_2.0, whole genome shotgun sequence, the DNA window AGACATATTATTAATGATTCATGTATTCTTTCTTCCCACCCACAGCGCTGAAGAGATCCTTCGACATTGAAGATGTGGATGACATACCATCCTTCTCCTCAACTTCACCCATCTCCAGCCCCgtttctccctcttcctcccatTTCTTCCTCAATCATAACAAAGCCAGTGAGGGGCGGGGAGGAGGTGGCCAGTCCCCTTCATCATTAgcctacaacaacaacaacctggGCCCCACAGCTCACCACTCCCGCATCAGCCTGAGTTCCAATCCCAGCCCAGTGCTCAAGTCCAGAAGTGTAGGCAACAGCCTGTCCTTCAACCGAGGAACCAAGTCAGCCATCCACAATAACGGCTCCTCAGTGACCAGAGCCGCATCCTTCCAGAGCAGGTTAAACCCCAACAGTTACTCCATTTTGTCTGGGCCAGGCAGTGACAATGACAGCCTTCACAGCTCCACGTCCAGCCTCGAGTActcaggtggaggtggaggtccCCTCCCTCTTAATAAACCGGGGTCATATCCCAGCTCTCCACCTCAGGGGGAGTATCATCGAACCCAGCCCCACcttccacagcagcacagagagggaGGTGCCAACTTGGGAAGCAGCCCCAACCTGAAGAAGTTTTCCTCTCATGGGAGTGTTTTCCACTCTGAGATGGACCACGGGCCAGGGGTGATGCCCAGTGTCCCAGAGCCTTGGGGGGTGAACCATGGCTCCATGCCCAGCCTAGACCTCCAAATTcatgatggaggaggaggaatggtGAGTATGCAAAGAGGCGGAGGTGGGGGTATCGGCAGGATGTCTCCAGGGTTGAGGTATGCCAGTGCTAACGCCAACTGGAATGGGCGTCTTCATCACGCCAGTTCCTTTGGGGAGGAGGGCTACAGTGGCCCCCAAAACCACTGCCAGCAGCAAGGGTCTCAGATCCTTAAGTCCCCTCAGCCCAAGGCCAAAGAGACTTCACGTCTCAACAAGTTTCCCTTGGATCTGGACAGCTTAGTAAGCAGCACCTCAGCAACTCCTGCCACCATGGCTCAAGGAGGATCCACGAGCCCTAATCCCCCCAGGCCTCCACCAAGGAGCACAGGAGGCCTCAAACACAGCATGAGCCCACCGTCCACCCCAGCCAGCCCTTCAGCCTCCCTCAGCAGCCTGGACAGTTCATCTGACACCATTCCCCTCTCCCTCCACCATCCctttctgcctctctccccACGCTCTCAAACTCCCTCTCAGGGTTCCATCCCTGTCCCACAGATGAGCTGCTCCCCGGGGCCCCTTTCTCCAGCCCAGAGCCCACAGCTGGAGATTCTTCCAGGGCCCCTAGGTGTCCAGGTGGTCCCTAGCCTGCCAAACCCTTCCAGCCCTGCCAGTCCCAGAGGCATTTGGTCTGTAGAGGATGGCCCAGGTGATGCAGGAGATAGTGTGGGCTCAATCCTACAGAGGATCGCCTCCTTCTCCCAGAACATTGGTACTGACACCAAAGCGGCACCTATGACGCAGCCCCCTGCAGTCCAAAGCAATGGTGAGGTGTCATCTGCATATGGACATCCTGCTGAGACCACACACATGCCCACATGGAAGCAGGGGAAGAGGAACCAGAAAGGTAAGATGTTTTGGAAAATTCTTAAAAAGCTGCATTtgcactgtgtgtatgtgtagctaccttcatctttttttatatgtacttggtgtgtgtatttgaatgtGAATATTGCAACATGCAACATCTGTACCTTCTTATGACCACTGATATGAGAAAACACTActcacaaagaaacacatgcacacactttttAAGAAAGGTTTGTAGTGTTTTCAGACTGATTTGATTCTACAAGCTGCCATCATATTAACCAGATCAGAGTTAAAtctgtgctttgtgtttgtgtgtgtgtgtgtgtgtgtgtgtgtgtgtgtgtgtgaatttgtaCACACTCTAGTTTTTTCATATAGTGTTAAACTCTTGTCATCAGTAAAAACGAAtgaagtggccattagaggaagcGCAGTTATTGGAACTTCTGTATAAGTCTGAATTTTCAGCCCAAGAGGCTGCCAATCAAGTAGAAGCTGACAGTCATCTCTTTGGTGGTTCTCCAATGTTTACAgaattaacattattttcagaCACTCAGCTAGAGCATTCAAAAACTTGGGGTAGCAGatcatgtaaaacacaaaagactGATACACCTAGAATCcatttgtgagtgtgtgggtgcaAGTGTGtaaaaaggtttgttttctgttttcatgtcaGCAAAGGA includes these proteins:
- the LOC121956082 gene encoding uncharacterized protein LOC121956082, with the protein product MSELSVNDHLEGILSDFEALKRSFDIEDVDDIPSFSSTSPISSPVSPSSSHFFLNHNKASEGRGGGGQSPSSLAYNNNNLGPTAHHSRISLSSNPSPVLKSRSVGNSLSFNRGTKSAIHNNGSSVTRAASFQSRLNPNSYSILSGPGSDNDSLHSSTSSLEYSGGGGGPLPLNKPGSYPSSPPQGEYHRTQPHLPQQHREGGANLGSSPNLKKFSSHGSVFHSEMDHGPGVMPSVPEPWGVNHGSMPSLDLQIHDGGGGMVSMQRGGGGGIGRMSPGLRYASANANWNGRLHHASSFGEEGYSGPQNHCQQQGSQILKSPQPKAKETSRLNKFPLDLDSLVSSTSATPATMAQGGSTSPNPPRPPPRSTGGLKHSMSPPSTPASPSASLSSLDSSSDTIPLSLHHPFLPLSPRSQTPSQGSIPVPQMSCSPGPLSPAQSPQLEILPGPLGVQVVPSLPNPSSPASPRGIWSVEDGPGDAGDSVGSILQRIASFSQNIGTDTKAAPMTQPPAVQSNGEVSSAYGHPAETTHMPTWKQGKRNQKETAGELETDPLGPMEEREEKERGIMGQEHEDEGKCQGQPASKNTHNSTTEKEENGVDVHAEVEEKVKEKGMEEGEMKKEVEMELEADVKMELCQSVPGLQMSYIRGSDLFGYVGIEAVLDQMRRKTMKAGLEFNIMVVGQSGLGKSTLVNTLFKSKVSRKSCMPNYEEKIFKTVKLHSISHMIEEKGVKMKLTVIDTPGFGDQINNENCWEPIVKHVNEQYEKYLREELHINRKRRIPDSRVHCCIYFLPATGHRLRPIDIEFMKRLGKIVSIVPVIAKADTLTIEERQEFKERIRQDLAANGIHVYPQREYDEDPEERSINDRIRANIPFAVVGTDKEHQVNGNKVLGRKTKWGIIEVENVAHCEFANLRDLLIRSHLQDLKDVTHNIHYETYRIRRLNESNVNFSELGLSPWPVENGTADKWESESHL